One stretch of Skermanella mucosa DNA includes these proteins:
- the tnpA gene encoding IS66-like element accessory protein TnpA, with product MRVEVLSRGERRRRWSLDEKMRIVAEAAAPGSSVSEVARRHDISRQNIYQWRCELKHKAVHPTGKAVFLPVEVTEDEPSPGAGCGGDVPGHPVEIGLRSGRTLRFAADIPDRVLMRLIRAAEAA from the coding sequence ATGCGGGTGGAGGTGCTGAGCAGGGGAGAGCGCCGGCGTCGCTGGTCATTGGACGAGAAGATGCGGATTGTCGCCGAGGCTGCCGCTCCCGGGTCCAGCGTCTCGGAGGTGGCCCGCCGGCATGACATCTCCCGGCAGAACATCTATCAGTGGCGCTGCGAGTTGAAGCACAAGGCTGTCCATCCAACGGGTAAGGCCGTATTCCTCCCGGTCGAAGTGACGGAGGACGAGCCGAGCCCGGGCGCTGGATGCGGCGGGGATGTGCCAGGCCACCCTGTCGAGATCGGGCTGCGCAGTGGCCGCACCCTCCGCTTTGCCGCCGACATTCCGGATCGCGTTCTGATGCGGCTGATCCGGGCCGCGGAGGCGGCATGA
- the tnpB gene encoding IS66 family insertion sequence element accessory protein TnpB (TnpB, as the term is used for proteins encoded by IS66 family insertion elements, is considered an accessory protein, since TnpC, encoded by a neighboring gene, is a DDE family transposase.), translating to MIGPGTGVRVYLACGVTDVRKGITGLAAVAQEHLRQAPGSGAVFAFRGRRGDRIKLLHWDGQGFCLYYKVLEQGRFPWPAPSDGSVRLTAAQLAMLWEGIDWRRPAWTSRPTRVG from the coding sequence ATGATCGGCCCGGGCACCGGCGTTCGGGTTTATCTCGCCTGCGGGGTCACGGACGTGCGCAAGGGGATCACCGGGCTGGCGGCGGTCGCGCAGGAGCATCTCCGGCAGGCCCCCGGCTCGGGTGCCGTCTTCGCCTTCCGGGGGCGTCGGGGCGACAGGATCAAGCTGCTCCACTGGGACGGCCAGGGGTTTTGCTTGTATTACAAGGTTCTCGAGCAGGGCCGCTTCCCCTGGCCGGCACCTTCGGACGGATCGGTACGGCTGACGGCGGCACAACTCGCAATGCTGTGGGAGGGAATTGATTGGAGACGTCCCGCCTGGACTTCCCGGCCGACGCGGGTCGGGTGA
- the tnpC gene encoding IS66 family transposase: MQPQPDVLPDDPAALKAIILAQREEMARARASALAFEALVQALRIQIARLRRQRFGPSSERINRELEQLQLTLEDVEVAIAANDASGEHSDADDAGEEPALPRGEPRRRGKPCLRDDAPRERIVLDPGDHCPDCGGPLRLLGEDLSEVLEFVAAKLKVIETRRPKKSCRLCERIVQEPAPPRPIRRGMAGPALLAHVLVSKFDDHLPLYRQGEIFARMGADIPRSTLIDWCGQAVAALRPLTDLIRAEVMRSDRLHADDTPIRVLDPGRRAVEGKPRGVKEGRIWVYLRDDRPWGGSDPPAVTYFFSPDRKGEHPQAHLAGFEGVLQADAYGGFRKLYEPGAEGHRRIREAACWAHLRRAFHDVWKSTGSPIAFEALERIGVLYDIEREIAGRPAEEWRRIRQERSRGLVEAFQAWCEDRLRRIPGKGDLPAAMRYFLKRVEAFSLFLEDGRVAMDNNPAERAIRPISVGRKNYLFAGSDAGGGMIADAMTIIETAKLSGLDPEAYLAAVLDRIGDQLVSRLHELLPWNWAATEALRKQAA, translated from the coding sequence ATGCAGCCGCAGCCCGATGTTCTGCCCGACGACCCAGCCGCCCTGAAGGCGATCATCCTCGCCCAGCGTGAGGAGATGGCTCGCGCCAGGGCGTCGGCGCTGGCCTTCGAGGCCCTGGTCCAGGCGCTTCGGATCCAGATCGCCAGGCTGCGGCGGCAGCGGTTCGGACCGAGTTCGGAGCGGATCAACCGTGAGCTCGAGCAGCTCCAGCTGACGCTCGAGGACGTCGAGGTGGCGATTGCCGCCAACGATGCTTCGGGCGAACATTCCGATGCCGATGACGCCGGGGAGGAGCCGGCATTACCGAGAGGCGAACCCCGCCGACGGGGTAAACCGTGCCTTCGCGACGACGCGCCGCGCGAGCGGATCGTGCTCGATCCCGGCGACCACTGCCCCGACTGCGGAGGCCCGCTTCGTCTGCTCGGCGAGGACTTGTCCGAGGTTCTCGAGTTCGTCGCGGCCAAGCTCAAGGTGATCGAGACCAGGAGGCCGAAGAAGTCCTGCCGGCTGTGCGAGAGGATCGTCCAGGAGCCGGCACCGCCCCGGCCGATCCGGCGGGGAATGGCGGGTCCCGCCCTGCTGGCCCATGTCCTGGTCTCGAAGTTCGACGATCACCTTCCCCTGTACCGCCAGGGCGAGATCTTCGCCCGGATGGGGGCCGACATTCCCCGGTCCACCCTGATCGACTGGTGCGGCCAGGCGGTCGCGGCGCTGCGGCCCCTGACCGACCTGATCCGCGCCGAGGTCATGCGGTCGGACCGGCTGCATGCCGATGATACGCCGATCCGCGTCCTCGATCCGGGACGCCGCGCCGTCGAGGGCAAACCCCGCGGGGTCAAGGAAGGGCGGATCTGGGTCTATCTCCGCGACGACCGGCCCTGGGGCGGGAGCGATCCGCCCGCCGTGACCTACTTCTTCTCGCCCGACCGCAAGGGCGAGCACCCGCAGGCCCATCTCGCGGGCTTCGAGGGCGTGTTGCAAGCCGATGCCTACGGCGGCTTCAGGAAGCTCTACGAGCCGGGCGCCGAGGGCCATCGGCGCATCCGCGAGGCGGCATGCTGGGCTCATCTGCGCCGCGCCTTCCACGACGTCTGGAAGTCCACCGGCTCCCCGATCGCCTTCGAGGCGCTGGAGCGGATCGGCGTCCTGTACGACATCGAGCGCGAGATCGCCGGGCGGCCGGCGGAGGAGTGGCGCCGCATCCGGCAGGAGCGAAGCCGAGGTCTGGTCGAAGCCTTCCAGGCCTGGTGCGAGGACCGGCTTCGGCGCATCCCCGGCAAGGGCGACCTGCCGGCGGCGATGCGCTACTTCCTCAAGCGCGTCGAGGCCTTCTCCCTGTTCCTCGAGGACGGGCGCGTCGCCATGGACAACAACCCGGCCGAGCGGGCGATCCGGCCGATCTCGGTGGGCAGGAAGAACTATCTCTTCGCCGGCTCGGACGCCGGCGGCGGCATGATCGCGGACGCGATGACGATCATCGAGACGGCCAAGCTCTCGGGTCTCGATCCCGAGGCTTATCTCGCGGCGGTGCTCGACCGCATCGGCGACCAGCTGGTCAGCCGCCTGCACGAACTTCTGCCCTGGAACTGGGCCGCCACCGAGGCGCTCCGGAAACAAGCCGCCTGA
- a CDS encoding transposase — translation MSGRLPCKSAPSCFERGFDGGKKVGGVKIHLGVEKHGIPLAIDVSSANTHDTKGIVPVLREFSGQGFRGSALGDLGYRGKRLAKAGEKLGITVKAVARGRDGVFLPTGICWTVERSFGWISRYRRLNTIFDRTKEHLVAFIEIAFVSILARRLKRLAIDEVQRLTSTNSL, via the coding sequence TTGAGCGGCCGGTTACCCTGCAAGTCGGCGCCGAGCTGTTTCGAGCGCGGCTTCGATGGTGGCAAGAAGGTCGGCGGTGTGAAGATCCACCTGGGCGTCGAAAAGCATGGCATTCCGCTGGCGATCGACGTCTCTTCAGCCAATACTCACGACACCAAAGGTATCGTGCCGGTGCTCCGCGAATTCTCTGGCCAAGGGTTCCGGGGATCGGCACTGGGTGACTTGGGCTACCGGGGCAAACGGCTGGCCAAGGCCGGCGAGAAGCTCGGTATCACCGTCAAGGCGGTTGCCCGCGGCCGCGACGGCGTCTTCCTGCCGACCGGAATCTGCTGGACGGTGGAGCGGTCCTTCGGCTGGATCTCGCGCTATCGGCGGTTGAATACGATCTTCGACCGGACCAAGGAGCATCTCGTCGCTTTCATCGAGATCGCCTTCGTTTCCATCCTCGCCAGACGCCTCAAACGTCTCGCAATCGATGAGGTCCAGCGCCTGACATCTACGAACAGCCTCTAA